Part of the Deinococcota bacterium genome is shown below.
TCACCGAGGACTTTAGACGCTTCGAGCGCCTGGGGCTCATCATGTCTCCCGAGGACAAGGACGCGGCGCTCTTCCCGCAGCGCATCGGCGGGCGCTGGGTCTTGATCCACCGCCCGATGACGCCGCTGGGCGCGCACATGTGGCTCTCCTACTCGCCGGACCTGCATCACTGGGGGCACCACGAGCTGATGCTCGAGGCCCGGCGCGGCGCCTGGTGGGACGCGCACAAGATCGGCCTGTCGCCGCCCCCGATCGAGACATCCGCAGGCTGGCTCGTCATCTATCACGGGGTCCGCGCCACCACCTCGAGTAGCCTCTACCGGCTCGGCCTGGCGCTCTTCGACCTCGAGCACCCGGAGCGCTGCCTAAAGCGCGGTGACCGCTGGGTGTTCGGCGCCGAGGAGAGCTACGAGCGCGAGGGGGACGTGAGCAATGTGGTCTTTCCCTGTGGCTTCACCGTCGGGGACGACGGCGACACGCTGAACCTCTACTACGGCGGGGCGGATACCTGCGTCGCGCTGGCCACAAGCAGCGTCCAGGCGCTGTTGGGCTGGCTCGACCAGCACGGGGTGCCGCCGCGGCTCGGGGTCGAGTAGTGGCGAGCTCGCTCTGGTAGAGGTCGAGCTCTGGCTGCAGCTGGGGCTCCAGTCGAGCGGGTAGAAGGCGATTGAGGTAGACTTCGCTCATGAAGACCGTGGATATCCGCGCCATCTTGCCTCACCGTTACCCCTTTTTGCTGGTGGACAAGTTCGTCTCGCAAGAGGGCGACGGCTTTGAATGCCTCAAGAACGTGAGCGCGGGCGAGCCCTTTTTCCAGGGCCACTTTCCAGGCGAGCCCGTCATGCCCGGAGTGCTCATCGTCGAGGCGCTGGCGCAGGCGGCGGCGGTGGGGTTGGCGGTGCGCGAGGGCTTGCAGGAGCGCGGGCCGGGTTACTTTGCCGCCATCGAGAGCGCCAAATTCAAACGCAAGGTGGTTCCCGGCGACGCGCTCAGGCTCACCGGCACCATCTTGATGTTCCGGCGCGGCCTCTGCAAGGTCGAGGCGAGGGCGCTAGTGGAGAGCGACGTCGCGGCCGAGGCCACGCTCTCCTTTATCTTCACGAAGTAGGCGTGGTGGCCTCGAGCGCAACCGTCCACCCGACCGCGGTCGTGCACGGTGACGCTGTTTTGGAGAATGGCGTCGTCGTCGGACCCTTCGTGGTGATAGGGGCGGACGTGCGGGTGGGCGCGGGGACGGCGCTCCTGCCGGGCACCGTCTTGCACAGCGGCAGCCGCGTCGGACGGAACTGCCGCCTGGGGCCTTACGCCACCGTGAGCGGCGAGCCGATGGACCTGCGCTTTGGAGGCGAGCCAAGCTGCGCGGTCTTGGAAGACGAGGTCGTGATGCGCGACTTTTCAAGCGTCCACCGCGCCAGCGGTGAAGGCGAGGCGACGAGAGTGGGCAGGGGAAGCCTGCTGATGAGTTACAGCCACGTCTCCCACAACGTCAGCGTCGGCCGGGGCTGCGTCTTGACCACCAGCGTGCAGCTGGGCGGTCACAGCCAGGTGGGCGACCACGCCAACCTGGGCGCGGGCGCGCTGCTGCACCAGTTCTGCCGCGTCGGCACCTGCGCCATGTACGGCGCGGGCAGCGCCAGCAACCAGGACATCCTGCCCTACAGCATGGCCCGCGGCAACCCCGCCAAACACTACCGGCTCAACCGGGTGGGCCTCGAGCGCCGCGGCCTCACGGTCGAAGCGTATGGGATGCTCGAGCGCGCGATTCGCGCCGCGCGGCGGCGGGACTGGGAGACAGTCGCCGACCTCGCCCAAGAGAGCGACGAGGTGCGCGAGATGCTCCGCTTCAAGGAGGCGTCCAAGCGCGGTATCTGCGGCTTCGTCTGACTCCACCCACCACTCACCAACCACCCTTTGGAGGAGCCAAACCATCGAAGCAGTCCTGGTCAGCAACGGTCCCGGCGAGCTCTATACCTGGGTGCAGCCCGTCCTGCGCGAGCTGCGCAGGAGGCGGCCGGACATGACACTCACCGTCTCGCTCATCCCCTGCCAGTTCGCCAGCGGCAACGAGGCAGAGATCGCTCGTGACTTCGGCGCCGACGCGGTGACCACCCCCGCCGACTTCCTGCGCTTCGTCGCCACCGGGCGCAAGCCGGAAACCCGGCAGCGCGTCTGGAGGGGCCCTCAGGGCTTCGTCCTCAGCATGGGCGGCAACACCGGCCTGGCCCTCAAGCTGGCCCACAGGCTCGGCTACCCCGGCTACCGCTACGCCTTCAACCCCTACTGGCACCGGCGCCTGCGGCGCCTCTTCGTGGCCGACGCTAGGGCCGCCAAGCGCTCGAGGCTCCTTGGAGCGCCCGCGCACCGCGTCGAGGTCGTCGGCAACCTCGTCGCCGACGCCGCCCAGAACGCCGAGCGCGCGCCCCGCCCCGGCCGGCCCCACATCGTGGTGATGACCGGCAGCAGGAACAGCATGGCCGTCCACCTCATCCCCTTCATGCTGGCGGTGGTCGAAAGGTTGGGCGCGCAGTTTCCCGAGGCGCGCTTCGTCTGGCCCGTGAGCCGCCTCTTGAGCGACGAATCGGTGACGGCGGGCATCGCCGGGCGGGACAAGGCGACGCTCGGCGGCGTGGCGGGCAGGCGCGACGGGAACCTCGTCACCACGCCCTCGGGCTACGCCGTCGAGATCATCGCCGAGGGGGAGCGCTACGCCCACATGCGCGCCGCCGACCTGGCCCTGACGATTCCCGGCACCAACACCTTGGAGCTGGGCGTCGCCGGGGTGCCCAGCGTGGTGGTTCTGCCACTCAACAAGCCCGAGGTCATCCCGCTCGAGGGCCCCGGCCACTGGCTCTCGCTCATCCCCTTGGTCGGCACCGCCCTGAAGCGCCAGGCGGTCCTCCTGGCCGC
Proteins encoded:
- the fabZ gene encoding 3-hydroxyacyl-ACP dehydratase FabZ, which translates into the protein MKTVDIRAILPHRYPFLLVDKFVSQEGDGFECLKNVSAGEPFFQGHFPGEPVMPGVLIVEALAQAAAVGLAVREGLQERGPGYFAAIESAKFKRKVVPGDALRLTGTILMFRRGLCKVEARALVESDVAAEATLSFIFTK
- a CDS encoding glycosidase, whose amino-acid sequence is MEKTFKPKPVVKSPPEKPIGGSHPILFQRYPHNPILTASDWPYPVNTVFNAGATRLKDGTTLLLCRVEDRTGLSHLGVARSPNGVDGWEIDPEPTLLPAPKDHPEESWGIEDPRITFVPELDQYVIAYTSYSRGGPGVSLALTEDFRRFERLGLIMSPEDKDAALFPQRIGGRWVLIHRPMTPLGAHMWLSYSPDLHHWGHHELMLEARRGAWWDAHKIGLSPPPIETSAGWLVIYHGVRATTSSSLYRLGLALFDLEHPERCLKRGDRWVFGAEESYEREGDVSNVVFPCGFTVGDDGDTLNLYYGGADTCVALATSSVQALLGWLDQHGVPPRLGVE
- a CDS encoding sugar synthetase, with protein sequence MTLTVSLIPCQFASGNEAEIARDFGADAVTTPADFLRFVATGRKPETRQRVWRGPQGFVLSMGGNTGLALKLAHRLGYPGYRYAFNPYWHRRLRRLFVADARAAKRSRLLGAPAHRVEVVGNLVADAAQNAERAPRPGRPHIVVMTGSRNSMAVHLIPFMLAVVERLGAQFPEARFVWPVSRLLSDESVTAGIAGRDKATLGGVAGRRDGNLVTTPSGYAVEIIAEGERYAHMRAADLALTIPGTNTLELGVAGVPSVVVLPLNKPEVIPLEGPGHWLSLIPLVGTALKRQAVLLAAPRFPVALPNHISGEDLMLEIKGKVSAEGVAAGMRTLLEDPEELARRRERLRATMPRPGAAKALVARILEDLEEDARA
- the lpxA gene encoding acyl-ACP--UDP-N-acetylglucosamine O-acyltransferase, whose product is MASSATVHPTAVVHGDAVLENGVVVGPFVVIGADVRVGAGTALLPGTVLHSGSRVGRNCRLGPYATVSGEPMDLRFGGEPSCAVLEDEVVMRDFSSVHRASGEGEATRVGRGSLLMSYSHVSHNVSVGRGCVLTTSVQLGGHSQVGDHANLGAGALLHQFCRVGTCAMYGAGSASNQDILPYSMARGNPAKHYRLNRVGLERRGLTVEAYGMLERAIRAARRRDWETVADLAQESDEVREMLRFKEASKRGICGFV